TTATTCTATGGTAAATACTGTGTTTTTTCCATTAATATGAACTTTACTGTGGAATAGCTTAGACTCTTCCATGTAAATAGGTAATTTTGTCTTGTATTAGAGAAATgcttagaaaatagaaatgaatcacttagcaataatattttaaatagcaaagttaagcatatttttctttttcacagaatGACAGCCCATATCAAGGCGGTGTATTCTTTTTGACAATTCATTTTCCTACAGACTACCCCTTCAAACCACCTAAGGCAAGTGACCTGTTAATTTAGATTTGTTTTATTACAGAGGGATAGAACATTCTTAGAAATTAGGATTCTGCGTAAGTTAAGGCTAAATTGGCATGAATGTATAGTGATAAGAATAAGTGAGGCTAAataacaaaatacatatattgaatTGAGTCACTGACATTGAATGCTGACTCTTAACCTTTAAAAAGACCAGCTAAACCTAGATTTGAACTTCATAAATGGAGATAAGAAGTGCTTTATCCTTAGTATTGCAAGTTTCAAATATACCAtgtggaagcttttttttttttttttttttccttttttgggctTATACAGATTTGGATTATTAACCCTGGTGTCTTACATTAGTAGGCTTCCAAATATTCAACTTCAGTATGCATTTTCACATGTTACTGCAAATTATACCATATTTGTGTTGCGTTTAGACAGACTGTAATATATTTTGGGCTTTGAGTTTGCACACAGTAAATTTATCAAAACTTAGTTGCTTAATGCACTGGGGTGACTGGCTTATAGGTATTAAAAGCATATGGGCCTTGATTTTTCAGAGCCGTTAAGGTAAATTTAACCTACATGAATGAGTGTGGATGATAGCATGTATAGAACGTCCGCACTTGACTAAAAATGTCTTCAGTTATGTTGTAGGTGCAATATGACAAGGACTTTAGATGAAATACCTTTGTGATACtcagatttatgttttatgtACGGTGGAAATGCAAACTCAAACACACGTCTGCAACTTGATACCTTAAATGAACTGGTCTTGGTCTGTACATTTTGGTTTACATTCAGAAGTTCCTTATTTTTTAGTGAATGTTAAGTATGTTTCAAATTGCTATTTAAAGTTAACCTTTAGAACAACACACCATATTATTGATAATGAACTTTTTTTTGCCACAGCGTTGTATTTTCCGTTTTAGTTAAAAAGAGGGAGCCCCTATGGGATCTTGTTTGGAATATAAAAACTAGTTTCTGTAATATTTGGTCCTTTTATGTGTATGAATTACATTgtagccattttattttttgtaattgtgGTAATATTTTAAGCCTTGCTAAAGTCTTCTGCCAAAGTTATCCTAGGATGCTTgtttttatttgggaaaaatacataaagttgtttttatttattttaggttgCATTTACAACAAGAATTTATCATCCAAATATTAACAGTAATGGCAGCATTTGTCTTGATATTCTAAGATCACAGTGGTCTCCTGCTTTAACTATTTCTAAAGGTAAAACTTTGAAGAGAAAGTCTTGAGCTGCTCTAATTTTCTAATAGTTATAAAAGAGTTTAATTTTTGAGCCTACTTACCTGAGTATTTTTATAATGCCAACTTTTTGATGAAGGtgggaaaaggaataaaaagttaACATCATTTTTGCTCTTTTAGCAAATATTGATTAAAGAGATTTTGTAGAGAGAAATTAACATTCAAATTAGAGTGGGgggcattatttgcaaataacaaTAGCAGTTTATTTTAACAGATTTCTGTAGTATTTTACAGTACCAAGCCACTTGCACAGATCACTCACTTGTTGCCTTTTAACTAAAATGTATACCTAAAGTTAATAGAACTTTTAAACTTGAGGTTTCTTACAGGAAGATTCTGGTTTTGctttcctgtgtttattttttagatttaaaaaaaccttaaaaaaaaaacttcagttatGTGTTACGTGATCATGATGGGTTCCTTGTTCATGTCTAATAAGTCTAAAATTCATAGTGTTGGTAAAGTTCTCTAGATCAGTTCTGCTCCTTTATTTTAATAGGGATCCATTATTGTGACATCCCTAATAGGTTGTCCATTCTCCATGTCGGTATCTTGGAGATGGAgtgtctctccatctctttctcttttgaatgACTCTCGTGGCTTTTATGTCACTTTGACCTCATAAATAAAATCACTTACCACAAAACTACTTAATGGGAAAGgagtctgactttttttttttctttttatgagttatatagtcagtttacaatattgtgtcaattcccagtgtagagcacaatttttcagttaaacatgAACATACTTAAATTCAATGTCGCACTCTTTTTCGCTGTGATCTACCACaagatacaagatcttgtatatatttccctgtgctatacagtgtaatcttgtttgtctattctacatatgcctgtcagtatctacagatttcgaacttgcagtctgtcccttcccaccccccccaccctaccccctggcaaccacaagtttgtattctatgtctgtgagtctgtttctattttgttatgttcattttttttagattccacatatgagcgatctcatatggtatttttctttctctttctggcttacttcacttagaatgggaGTCtaactttaaattaattttcagtttttgataTTGGCTTAGCATTCCTTAGATACACAAAATTAGTTTTTAATGTTGCGAATTATGACAGTGTTTGAGATATTTGAGGATAGCAGCTAACTCCAGGCATTCTTATTTTCTAGCTGAATACTTCCCCAAACTGTTTCTTAAAATAGTTAATAGTGTTttacaaagttttgtttttatgagtatgataaatgcaaactgaaacaggttttttgtttttgttttttatggcagGACATCATAAAGCCTTTCATGTGCTTGCATGCATTTGAATCTCCTTCCTTTAAGGGGACTGTGTAGTGTTcccaatattttatttgattggAAACAATtttgggggagaaagaaaaacaatttggaTGAATGGTATTAAGAATGCCATAATACTAGGTTCCAAGTATTTTCTACCATCGTTGGGAATGCACTGTAATACTGAACACTGTTGTAAATGTAGGTTGACTTTTATAtctgcccccaacccctgcaCTTTGGTTTAAAATTGTATTTGCTGTAACAGCACTACATTAATATTGTCTTTCCTTATGGTATTGCTTCTTATCTTCATCCAAGGGTTGTGATACCACTTTAAGCTTTTATATCTTAAACTTGTATAAAACTttgcagtgtctggcacataacaggCATTCAAAATGAATAGATACATGTTCCACGATGACTGGCATCTTTTAAGTTGATGTTTTGATGAACAGGTCGGGATAAGAGCTATAGTTGAAGGCTTACTTAGTAATAGATCTTAGTGTTTAATTTAACCAGTACTTTTGGGGATATGGTATCTATCTTACAAATTCCAGGGAACAAAACATAGTCGGTGAGGCAGCTGGGAGTTTTTGTGAAACTCCCCTGACAGCAGGAcagagaattgattttttttatcatgctgAACAGCTAAGAATAATATTGCACAGAACATACAATGTTCCCCAGGTACTCTTATTTAAGGACCACCCCCTTTAGAGTACCCAGAAACTTCACTTGCTCAAGTTCTAATTTAAAAGCTAATATAAACTAATATGGCATTATTTGACTATGGCAGAGCTCCTGAATTtggcaatatttttaaagctagTCAGTCAACTTTATGCCAACAAAGCTCCATTTTTAGTATTCCTTATTTACCAGGAGCTTGTCTCCTATGAAGCAAAATGTCTGTAAAGCTTTGTCTTACGGAGATTAAGATATAAACTAATAAACGTCTTTTGAGGACTTAGATTTATAATAATGcttttagataattttatttattcaaatttctAATGATGGGTAACAgaccttttgttttcttccagttctTTTATCCATTTGTTCACTGCTATGTGATCCAAACCCAGATGACCCCCTAGTGCCAGAGATTGCACGGATCTATAAAACAGACAGAGATAAGTAAGTATGTAGTAATGAAAGAGTATAAAAAGTGGCTTTTCTTAATGAGTTAGGCTTATTCTCTGTTGTAAGTTGTGGCAATGCCAAGAAGACAATGCTTATTTCTGGTAAGATGATAGTTGAAATGTGCAGAAAGCTAGTTactgaaatgtgatttttttttttttttaaatactaggCTTTGGTTTATGTGACAGTAAATAGCCCCtctaaaatgtttctatttttctaacaTGCTCAGTGCTTTGTCACTTTTAAGTTTTGGGGAAGAAAGCTGTTTTTTCTTCACCCAAGTTatgttttttggaaaaaatactgGTACTGTTGTAAAAATttggtttaaatttttcatgTATGTACCACTTTATATGTACAACTTTATCATTATAACTTTTCGTATGTTATAATTAATGCTAAGTATACTTGTTCAATTAGGTACAATAGGTTAGCAAGAGAGTGGACAGAGAAATACGCTATGTTGTAGGGTAAGAGGAACTGCACTCTACGGTGCGCTTACTTATGGTACTGCCAGCACTTGAGTGCTGCATGCGTTAAGGCACTGTAATAACTAACAAAAGGTAACAGATGTGGCAGTTTTCTGAAAACTGTACATTTAACTGCTTGATCTGTTTAGCGTGAAAGTATACCCAGTAGTCATTATTGCTTGAGAGTATTTTTGCATGGCAAAGCAGTTATATAGCAGTAGTAAGAAGTGGACATTTTAGTATCTTTTTCAAACTACtacagtatttaaattttaactttaaaattgatatattttaaacttcAATACTATATGGAATGTGGTGACTTAGTTAAAATTTTACCAAGAGATAATTaatttaagggagaaaaaaacactTGTAAGCCTAAGCATCTAAACTAAATGTTCATTTACTGACAAGCATGCATTAGTGTCAGCTGTACTTTGTGGGCTCCCTGTATGCTAAGTgaaacctttgttttaaagtgctGGCTTTATGAGAGGTATCCCTTAATGAGGTAACCATGAATTGGTAGAACTTCTATATGTTAAAGTTTAGAAAAGTGATTGAACCATGCTTAGTTTTCAGTTCGAAATGAAGTTAGTTGATATTTTACAGAGTTCAAATTATAAATCAAAACATCTATGTCCTTTGATACTCATTTCTTAAGGTTATCATTACATTTATTGTTTTGGTAAGTAGCTTATGGCATGGTTGTAAATACAGGGAGAAATTGATAGCTTTTATCAATATTAGTGATCTTTCTCAGTAATAATCTTGCTCGAGTGTGAATTACCTGTTGATCTTTTTAAAAGGTGCCCCCAGTTGTACTCCTGGAGTCCTATTCATCGGGTCTTAAGTTGGGCTTGTTAGCGCCAGTCACGTTTTAAAAGTAACACGTGGGTTTGATTAATACATATCCATATCACTCATAGCCACCTCTTAAACTGCTGCTCTTTTATCACCTTCCCAAATGAATTAATCTGCCTGTGCCAAAGTCTCAAAGGCATTTTCTCTTCTGGTAATACCCAGGGTCAAGTAACTTCTCAGAGTCCAGGATTcagataaaaatgtttattagttaATTGGTCTGGCTTTAATGGAAATTTCTGGAGATGTACAGAATGTGTGTGTTCTGATACAGATCCATGATGAGTTATAAAagtttttgaatattaaaatttgttGGAATGGATACTAATCGTAGAGTTTCTAATAGAACATTAGCTTAGTGGTAGGGGAGAAAAAAggtctttttttatatatatatatatatatatatttttttttttttttagcatcccCAATCTCAGTGCCATTCTGTTGTGTTTATTAAAACACTACTTTCTGTGTATTAGAACATTGAAGCTTAAGTTTCTCATTTCCTACATTGCTTTGAGTACCAgtgctttttcttccttgttgGCTTTATTCTAATCACAGCCATTAAAGATGATTCCAAGAGGAGTCTAAAGGTAAaaattctttccttccctttataTATTGAGAACTATttaacttttgaaataatttcttttttatttacagGTACAACAGAATATCTCGGGAATGGACTCAGAAGTATGCCATGTGATGCTACCTTAAAGTCAGAATAACCTGCATTATAGCTGGAATAAACTTTAAATTACTGTTCCTTTTTTGATTTTCTTATCCGGCTGCTCCCCTATCAGACctcatcttttttaattttattttttgtttacctCCCTCCATTCATTCACATGCTCATCTGAGAAGACTTAAGTTCTTCCAGCTTTGGACAATAACTGCTTTTAGAAACTGTAAAGTAGTTACAAGAGAACAGTTGCCCAagattcagaattttttaaaaaaatggagcaTGTGTATTATGTGGCCAATATCTTCACTCTAACTTGGTTATGAGACTAAAACCATTCCTCACTGCTCTAACATGCTGAAGAATCATCTGAGGGGGAGGGAGATGGATGCTCAGTTGTCACATCAAAGGAAGCAGCATTATTCTAGCAGCATCCATTCTTGTTTAAGCCTTCCACTGTTAGAGATTTGAGGTTACATGATATACTTTATGCTCATAACTGATGTGGCTGGAGAATTGGTATTGAATTTATAGCATCAGCAGAACAGAAAATGTGATGTATTTTATGCATGTCAATAAAGGAATGACCTGTTCTTGTTCTACAGAGAATGGAAATTGGAAGTCAAACACCCTTTGTATTCCAAAATAGGGTCTcaaacattttgtaattttcatttaaattgttaGGAGGCTTGGAGCTATTAGTTAATCTATCTTCCAATACACTGTTTAATATAGCACTGAATAAATGATGCAAGTTGTCAATGGATGAGTGATCAACTAATAGCTCTGCTaggaattgatttatttttcttcaataaagtTGCATAAACCAATGAGTTAGCTGCCTGGATTAATCAGTATGGGAAACAATCTTTTGTAAATGCAAAGCTGTTTTTGTATATACTGTTGGGATTTGCTTCATTGTTTGACATCAAATGATGATGTAAAGTTCAAAAGAGTGAATATTTTGCCATGTTCAGTTAAAAGTGCGCAGTCTGTTACAGGTTGACACATTGATTGACCTGATTTATGCAGAATTAATAAGCTATTCAGATAGTGTAGCTTTAGTATGCTGCACATGATACTGGCAGCCCTGGAGTTCATAGGTGGACTTGGGACCCAGCAGTTTTGAAACGTGTATATCGagtttaagaaatttattttccaggTGAAACCCCcatcttaaatttttcttcacCTTGTACACTTGACAGCTGAAAAGACCATAACATGGGAGTAATAATGGgtcaaaatttacaaaataaagtaCTGTTTTGGTGTGGGAGTTGTCATGAGGCTGTGTTGAAGTGACTTAACTATGTGGGAtattgaggtttgttttttttttaaggattgaGTATCCATTGAAATGGATTTGTTCAGCCATTTACATTAATGAGCATTTAAATGCAACAGATACCATTTCAGGTGACTtaacatgaatgaataaaagtcAATGCTATtggattattttttgtttgacAAGTGCTATCTGTGCCACTTATTTAACTTCTGTAGTAACAAGGGCATTATCATTCTTCACCTTTCCTTATTCTGACCCTATAGTTTTACtacttttttcctaattattttgatttgtccatttctttcttaACAGTCCTATATATTCGATTTCTAGCACATCTGTGACTTCCTCCACTTCCACATTTTTGCACTGCTTACACTTAATGTGCAATCTTATTCCTTGTCTGCACACAGATGTGGAaa
The nucleotide sequence above comes from Camelus dromedarius isolate mCamDro1 chromosome 1, mCamDro1.pat, whole genome shotgun sequence. Encoded proteins:
- the UBE2D3 gene encoding ubiquitin-conjugating enzyme E2 D3 isoform X2; this encodes MALKRINKELSDLARDPPAQCSAGPVGDDMFHWQATIMGPNDSPYQGGVFFLTIHFPTDYPFKPPKVAFTTRIYHPNINSNGSICLDILRSQWSPALTISKVLLSICSLLCDPNPDDPLVPEIARIYKTDRDKYNRISREWTQKYAM
- the UBE2D3 gene encoding ubiquitin-conjugating enzyme E2 D3 isoform X1, translating into MALKRINKELSDLARDPPAQCSAGPVGDDMFHWQATIMGPNDSPYQGGVFFLTIHFPTDYPFKPPKVAFTTRIYHPNINSNGSICLDILRSQWSPALTISKVLLSICSLLCDPNPDDPLVPEIARIYKTDRDKYNRLAREWTEKYAML